The following are encoded together in the Bubalus kerabau isolate K-KA32 ecotype Philippines breed swamp buffalo chromosome 3, PCC_UOA_SB_1v2, whole genome shotgun sequence genome:
- the LOC129645388 gene encoding testis expressed protein 56-like: protein MRPTEDLASVTQRLAVFGPIESVTLCGRQSAVVVFRHMVSACNAVSAFQSRAPGSMFQCAWQQQFMSRELRLPPTRSPHKFPKRV from the coding sequence ATGCGACCCACCGAAGACCTTGCCTCGGTCACGCAGAGGTTGGCGGTGTTCGGGccgattgagtcggtgacgctGTGCGGACGGCAGAGCGCCGTGGTGGTTTTCAGACACATGGTCTCGGCCTGCAACGCGGTGAGCGCGTTCCAGAGCAGGGCGCCCGGCAGCATGTTCCAGTGTGCCTGGCAGCAGCAGTTCATGTCGCGAGAGCTGAGGCTGCCCCCAACCAGGAGCCCACACAAGTTCCCCAAGCGCGTTTGA